A genome region from Constrictibacter sp. MBR-5 includes the following:
- a CDS encoding DUF423 domain-containing protein, whose translation MMRLWIVFAGLNGLCAVGLGAWASHGMVDFPTAAALMKTGVQYQMWHALALIGVAWLSDDPGVPKGVIGVSGFCFLAGILLFCGSLYATATDGVSLFPMSAPAGGLLLMAGWVVLGIAGLMRR comes from the coding sequence ATGATGCGCCTGTGGATTGTGTTCGCCGGCCTGAACGGTCTGTGTGCCGTGGGGCTAGGTGCATGGGCGTCGCACGGGATGGTCGACTTCCCGACGGCCGCGGCACTGATGAAGACGGGCGTCCAGTATCAGATGTGGCACGCTCTAGCCCTGATCGGGGTCGCGTGGCTCTCCGACGATCCCGGCGTGCCGAAGGGGGTGATCGGCGTCTCCGGCTTCTGCTTCCTCGCGGGAATTCTGCTTTTCTGCGGCTCGCTCTATGCGACCGCGACCGACGGCGTGTCGCTGTTTCCGATGTCCGCGCCAGCCGGGGGCCTGCTGCTGATGGCAGGTTGGGTCGTGCTCGGGATCGCCGGCCTGATGCGGCGCTGA
- a CDS encoding GMC family oxidoreductase N-terminal domain-containing protein, whose protein sequence is MEYDFIIVGGGSAGCVMANRLSARSANRVLVLEAGPDTPHGKVPAEILDSYPGTAYFDQRFHWTQLKVYTQPIPHNDPTNRPPLRKYEQARVLGGGSSINGQLANRGAPYNYDEWESMGAEGWGWEKCLPFFRKLERDMDFEGPYHGNEGRIPIRRIFPDLWTPYAHAAAKAFEQAGYAYHPDMNGEWQDGHFPITISNAYDRRVSAAIGYLDPGVRLRENLRIQAETQVKSLIFEGLRCVGVVAEHKGQEQTFRAREVILSSGAIHSPAMLMRNGIGPTGHLKDMGIEVRHHLAGVGQNLMDHPAVGVSAFVAPDARLPDDMRRHLLVYLRYSSNIEDSPPGDMAMVAVNKSAWHAVGEQLGSMLMWVNNTYSSGQVQLDSRDWRDEPRVEFGLLSDRRDLLRLMQGVRMAAGFLASEAMARYVFDAFPSTYSDRVRAIGTVTTRNKLITGILARLLDGPVWLRKNLIEKIITEGDGLQKVLSDEEALEAFVRKSAIGVWHASCSCRMGRDGDPMAVTDNQGRVRGVGGLRVVDASIFPRVPCANTNIPTIMSAEKIADTILTSQKQAAGERVATA, encoded by the coding sequence ATGGAATACGACTTTATCATCGTTGGCGGCGGCTCCGCGGGATGTGTCATGGCCAATCGGCTGTCCGCCCGGAGCGCTAACCGGGTTCTGGTGCTCGAGGCGGGGCCCGACACACCGCACGGCAAGGTGCCCGCCGAGATTCTCGACAGCTATCCGGGCACGGCATACTTCGATCAGCGCTTCCACTGGACGCAGTTGAAGGTCTACACGCAGCCAATCCCCCACAACGACCCGACGAACCGGCCGCCGTTGCGCAAATACGAGCAGGCGCGGGTGCTGGGCGGCGGCTCGTCGATCAACGGGCAGCTCGCCAACCGTGGCGCGCCCTACAATTACGACGAGTGGGAGTCGATGGGCGCCGAGGGCTGGGGCTGGGAGAAATGCCTGCCCTTCTTCCGCAAGCTCGAACGCGACATGGATTTCGAAGGTCCGTACCATGGTAACGAGGGCCGGATCCCGATCCGCCGCATCTTTCCGGACCTCTGGACTCCCTACGCCCATGCTGCGGCGAAGGCCTTCGAGCAGGCCGGCTATGCCTATCATCCCGACATGAACGGCGAATGGCAGGACGGGCATTTCCCCATCACCATCTCGAACGCCTACGACCGGCGGGTCTCCGCCGCGATCGGCTACCTCGACCCAGGTGTGCGCCTGCGTGAGAACCTGAGGATCCAGGCGGAAACCCAGGTAAAATCGTTGATTTTCGAAGGGCTGCGCTGCGTCGGCGTGGTTGCCGAGCACAAGGGCCAGGAGCAGACGTTCCGGGCGCGCGAGGTCATTCTCTCCAGTGGCGCCATCCATTCGCCCGCTATGCTGATGCGCAACGGCATCGGCCCCACGGGGCACCTCAAGGACATGGGAATCGAAGTCCGGCACCACCTCGCCGGCGTCGGCCAGAACCTGATGGACCATCCGGCCGTCGGCGTTTCGGCCTTCGTCGCTCCCGATGCGCGACTGCCGGACGACATGCGGCGCCACCTGTTGGTCTACCTGCGGTACTCGTCGAACATCGAGGATTCGCCGCCGGGCGACATGGCCATGGTCGCGGTGAACAAGTCGGCCTGGCATGCCGTCGGCGAGCAACTGGGCTCGATGCTGATGTGGGTCAACAACACCTACTCCAGCGGCCAGGTGCAACTCGACAGCCGCGATTGGCGGGACGAGCCACGGGTGGAGTTCGGTCTGCTCTCGGACCGGCGCGATCTGCTTCGTCTTATGCAGGGCGTACGAATGGCGGCCGGTTTCCTCGCCTCGGAGGCGATGGCACGCTACGTGTTCGACGCGTTCCCGTCGACCTACAGCGATCGGGTGCGGGCGATCGGCACGGTGACCACGCGCAACAAGCTGATCACCGGCATCCTCGCCCGACTGCTCGACGGGCCTGTCTGGCTGCGCAAGAACCTCATCGAGAAGATCATCACGGAGGGCGACGGTCTGCAGAAGGTCCTGTCCGACGAGGAGGCGCTGGAAGCCTTCGTCCGTAAGTCCGCGATCGGCGTCTGGCATGCCTCCTGTTCCTGCCGGATGGGCCGTGACGGCGACCCGATGGCGGTCACGGACAATCAGGGGCGGGTGCGCGGCGTCGGGGGATTACGCGTGGTGGACGCCTCGATCTTCCCGCGGGTGCCTTGCGCGAACACGAACATCCCGACAATCATGAGCGCCGAAAAGATCGCCGACACGATCCTGACCAGCCAGAAACAGGCGGCCGGGGAGCGCGTCGCGACAGCCTGA
- a CDS encoding TIGR03617 family F420-dependent LLM class oxidoreductase: protein MRVDTSLPEDDWQAVTAAAKTAEAVGFDGVRTNELRHDPFAPLVLAAVATERVRLSTSIVVAFPRSPMVVANISRDIHAASNGRFHLGLGSQVKGHNERRFSVPWTPPQPRMREYGESLRAIWAAWEDGEKLRYEGKHYSFTLMTPEFMPKKTGLPMFGMSVAAVGEAMMRLAGTTYDGVRLHGFCTRRYTEQVAFRNVAEGLRQAGRTTEGFEVVGGGFIATGPDEATVKERMDWVRYRVAFYGSTRTYHGVFAVHGLEELGLKLHKMSLAGEWDKMAAEVSDDVVRLFAAVGTYDTIADAIAERFGGVADWISFDFAPGTDLDQQREVLSKIKAIPGVSWPTA from the coding sequence ATGCGCGTCGACACGTCGCTGCCGGAAGACGATTGGCAGGCCGTCACCGCCGCCGCGAAGACGGCCGAAGCCGTCGGCTTCGACGGCGTTCGGACGAACGAACTGCGGCACGATCCCTTCGCGCCGCTCGTCCTGGCCGCCGTTGCGACGGAGCGGGTTCGGCTTTCGACGAGCATCGTGGTGGCGTTTCCGCGCAGCCCGATGGTGGTGGCGAACATCAGCCGCGACATCCATGCCGCGAGCAACGGCCGCTTCCATCTCGGCCTCGGCAGCCAGGTGAAGGGCCACAACGAGCGACGCTTCAGCGTGCCCTGGACGCCACCGCAGCCACGGATGCGCGAGTATGGCGAGAGCCTGCGCGCCATCTGGGCCGCGTGGGAGGACGGCGAGAAGCTGCGTTACGAGGGCAAGCACTACAGCTTCACCCTGATGACGCCGGAGTTCATGCCCAAGAAGACCGGGCTGCCAATGTTCGGCATGTCCGTCGCGGCGGTCGGCGAGGCGATGATGCGGCTCGCCGGGACGACCTATGACGGCGTCCGCCTGCACGGCTTCTGCACGCGCCGTTACACCGAGCAGGTGGCGTTCAGGAATGTCGCCGAGGGGCTGCGCCAGGCGGGGCGTACGACCGAGGGCTTCGAGGTCGTCGGCGGCGGCTTCATCGCCACCGGTCCCGACGAGGCGACCGTGAAGGAACGCATGGACTGGGTGCGCTACCGCGTCGCCTTCTACGGCTCAACGCGCACCTATCACGGGGTCTTCGCCGTGCACGGTCTGGAGGAACTGGGCCTCAAGCTGCACAAGATGTCGCTGGCCGGCGAGTGGGACAAGATGGCGGCTGAGGTGTCCGACGACGTGGTTCGGCTGTTCGCGGCCGTCGGTACGTACGATACGATCGCCGACGCTATCGCCGAGCGTTTCGGCGGCGTCGCGGACTGGATCAGCTTCGACTTCGCGCCGGGCACGGATCTCGACCAACAGCGCGAAGTCCTAAGCAAAATCAAGGCCATACCCGGCGTTTCTTGGCCAACCGCGTGA
- a CDS encoding CaiB/BaiF CoA-transferase family protein, which translates to MSKPFSGVRVLDFTQVLAGPYATNHLALLGADVIKVEQPAGGDQAREMLAAPGPLQDNRLSPMFISMNTGKRSLTLDLKKPEARDVVNRLVAQSDVLIQNFKAGTMERMGFGPDVLQAVNPRLIYCSISGFGQSGPKSKQAAYDPAIQAASGMMSITGHPDTGPMKTGFWATDMATGVTAAFAIAGALFERHSTGKGRSLDVSMLDTALSFMSPVISIFQNGGIVPGLYGNRSQTGSATSDVFPTGDGFLLIAAATPGQYVILCKAIGRPDLAEDPRFNTREGRVTNAEPLRAAIVEALAGADAPTWESRIGAAGVPCAAVATVPQVVESPQVQHRRIIGKVAAPEGFGRELSVVGLPFKLDGDDAATDVPPPFLGQHTDAILDEMGFGADEVAALRAAGVV; encoded by the coding sequence ATGAGCAAGCCCTTCAGCGGCGTTCGCGTCCTCGACTTCACCCAGGTGTTGGCGGGACCCTACGCCACGAACCACCTGGCACTCCTGGGCGCGGACGTCATCAAGGTCGAGCAGCCCGCGGGCGGCGACCAGGCGCGCGAGATGCTGGCAGCGCCTGGGCCGCTGCAGGACAACCGCCTCTCGCCGATGTTCATCAGCATGAACACGGGCAAGCGCTCGCTCACCCTGGACCTGAAGAAGCCGGAGGCGCGCGACGTGGTGAACCGCCTCGTCGCGCAGTCCGACGTCCTCATCCAGAACTTCAAGGCGGGCACGATGGAGCGGATGGGCTTCGGCCCGGATGTGCTGCAGGCCGTGAATCCGCGCCTGATCTACTGCTCCATCTCCGGATTCGGCCAGTCCGGGCCCAAGTCGAAACAGGCGGCCTACGATCCGGCGATCCAGGCGGCATCGGGGATGATGTCGATCACCGGCCATCCCGACACCGGGCCTATGAAGACCGGCTTCTGGGCGACGGACATGGCGACTGGCGTTACCGCCGCCTTCGCCATTGCCGGCGCGCTGTTCGAGCGGCACAGCACCGGCAAGGGGCGCAGCCTCGATGTCTCGATGCTCGATACGGCGCTCTCGTTCATGAGCCCCGTGATCAGCATTTTCCAGAACGGCGGCATCGTCCCGGGGCTCTATGGCAATCGCAGCCAGACCGGCAGCGCGACGTCGGATGTCTTCCCGACCGGCGACGGCTTTCTGCTGATCGCTGCGGCGACGCCCGGCCAGTACGTGATCCTCTGCAAGGCCATCGGCCGGCCGGATCTCGCCGAAGATCCGCGCTTCAACACGCGCGAGGGCAGGGTGACCAATGCCGAGCCGTTGCGCGCTGCGATCGTCGAAGCGCTGGCGGGCGCCGATGCGCCGACCTGGGAGAGCCGCATCGGCGCGGCGGGCGTGCCGTGCGCCGCCGTCGCCACCGTCCCGCAGGTCGTCGAAAGCCCCCAGGTGCAGCATCGTCGGATCATCGGCAAGGTGGCGGCGCCCGAGGGTTTCGGCCGCGAGCTCTCCGTCGTCGGTCTGCCGTTCAAGCTGGACGGCGACGATGCCGCCACCGACGTGCCGCCGCCATTTCTCGGACAGCATACCGACGCCATCCTCGACGAGATGGGTTTCGGTGCCGACGAGGTGGCCGCACTGCGCGCCGCCGGCGTCGTCTGA
- the otsB gene encoding trehalose-phosphatase yields the protein MSSSSGRERPSALAEIDAIMALAAGRPPALFLDFDGTLAPIVPRPEDAVLAPGLREVIAREAERGPVAVVSGRDMPDVRARVGVDGIAYAGSHGFDILKADGTHVEHPEAARFLPVLDAVEAELRDALADIDGAIVDRKRFAVAIHYRLCAEQDAPRVEAAVDSTLSGHPDLKKSGGKKVFELKPGIEWHKGKAVLFLLDALADGGEGLMPVFVGDDVTDEDGFEALRGRGIGVRVGDPAEPSAAAYALRDPDEVRRFLDLLCKA from the coding sequence ATGAGCAGCAGCAGCGGACGGGAGCGACCCTCGGCCCTTGCGGAGATCGACGCGATCATGGCGCTGGCGGCGGGGCGGCCGCCGGCATTGTTCCTCGATTTCGACGGTACCCTCGCGCCGATCGTCCCCCGGCCCGAGGATGCCGTTCTCGCACCCGGCCTGCGCGAGGTCATCGCGCGAGAGGCTGAGCGCGGGCCCGTGGCGGTGGTCAGCGGCCGCGACATGCCGGATGTCCGTGCCAGGGTCGGAGTCGACGGCATCGCCTATGCGGGCAGCCACGGCTTCGACATCCTGAAGGCCGACGGCACCCATGTGGAGCACCCGGAGGCGGCGCGCTTTCTGCCGGTTCTAGATGCCGTGGAGGCGGAACTGCGCGACGCGCTCGCCGACATCGACGGCGCCATCGTCGACCGCAAGCGCTTCGCCGTCGCGATCCACTACCGCCTTTGTGCGGAACAGGACGCGCCAAGGGTCGAAGCCGCCGTCGATTCGACCCTTTCCGGCCACCCGGACCTGAAAAAGTCCGGAGGCAAGAAGGTCTTCGAGCTCAAGCCCGGGATCGAGTGGCACAAGGGCAAGGCTGTCCTCTTTCTCCTCGACGCACTGGCCGATGGCGGGGAGGGGCTAATGCCGGTCTTCGTCGGCGACGATGTCACGGACGAGGATGGTTTCGAGGCGCTTCGGGGCAGGGGCATCGGCGTCCGGGTCGGCGATCCGGCCGAGCCGTCCGCCGCGGCCTATGCCCTGCGGGATCCCGACGAGGTACGGCGCTTTCTGGACCTGCTCTGCAAGGCCTGA
- the rpsD gene encoding 30S ribosomal protein S4: MSKRISAKYKIDRRLGVNLWGRSKSPLNHNHDYPPGQHGQRRRKSTDFGVQLRAKQQLKGHYGNVSEKQFRKYYAEAVRRRGDTGENLIEILERRLDAVVYRMKFVPTPFAARQIVNHGHVLVNGKRVNIPSYLVKDNDTIELREKARNMALVLEAAESGERDVPDYLEVDHSAMKGRYIRGPKLADVPYPCQMQPNLVVEFYSR, translated from the coding sequence ATGAGCAAGCGCATCAGCGCCAAGTACAAGATCGACCGACGCCTCGGCGTCAATCTCTGGGGCCGCAGCAAGAGCCCGCTCAACCACAACCATGATTATCCGCCCGGCCAGCACGGCCAGCGCCGCCGCAAGTCGACGGACTTCGGTGTGCAGCTCCGCGCCAAGCAGCAGCTGAAGGGCCATTACGGCAACGTCAGCGAGAAGCAGTTCCGCAAGTACTACGCCGAGGCCGTGCGCCGTCGCGGCGACACCGGCGAGAACCTGATCGAGATCCTGGAGCGCCGCCTCGACGCGGTGGTCTATCGGATGAAGTTCGTGCCGACGCCGTTCGCGGCCCGCCAGATCGTGAACCACGGCCATGTGCTGGTGAACGGCAAGCGCGTGAACATCCCGTCCTACCTCGTGAAGGACAACGACACGATCGAGCTGCGCGAGAAGGCCCGCAACATGGCCCTCGTGCTCGAGGCGGCGGAGTCCGGCGAGCGCGACGTGCCCGACTATCTCGAGGTCGATCACAGCGCGATGAAGGGCCGCTACATCCGTGGCCCGAAGCTGGCCGACGTGCCCTATCCCTGCCAGATGCAGCCGAACCTGGTCGTCGAGTTCTACTCGCGCTGA
- the panE gene encoding 2-dehydropantoate 2-reductase, with product MRILVVGAGATGGYFGGRLAEAGRDVTFLVRPGRAVKLKESGLQITSPLGDVTVTPKIATTDSLDGRFDAILMTVKAYTLDAAMADVAPAVGPETMILPFLNGMRHMDVLAGRFGASVPLPCVCKIGSTLDEAGRVVHFNRLSELVYGEADGKPSERTIALDTVMQGALFDAKLSPAVMQEMWQKWTMLATIGAATCLMRGTIGEIEAAPGGTDFVLALLEEVLAVVRAVGVAPADAFVETIRKSLTQKGSPQAPSMYRDLQSGASVEADQIVGDMAARGRAAGISTPLLAAAYANLCVYQARRDAGAA from the coding sequence ATGAGGATCCTTGTTGTCGGCGCCGGTGCTACCGGTGGCTATTTCGGCGGCCGTCTGGCGGAAGCGGGCCGCGACGTGACCTTCCTGGTGCGGCCCGGGCGTGCGGTGAAACTGAAGGAGAGCGGCCTTCAGATCACCAGTCCGCTAGGCGACGTCACGGTGACGCCGAAGATCGCGACCACCGACAGCCTGGATGGTCGGTTCGACGCCATCCTCATGACGGTGAAAGCCTATACGCTGGACGCGGCGATGGCGGACGTGGCGCCGGCCGTCGGGCCAGAGACGATGATCCTGCCGTTCCTGAACGGCATGCGCCACATGGACGTGTTGGCAGGGCGGTTCGGCGCGTCGGTGCCCCTTCCCTGCGTCTGCAAGATCGGCAGCACGCTGGACGAGGCCGGGCGGGTCGTCCACTTCAACCGGTTGAGCGAACTGGTCTACGGGGAGGCCGACGGCAAGCCGTCGGAGCGCACCATCGCGCTCGACACCGTCATGCAGGGCGCCCTGTTCGACGCCAAGCTGTCGCCTGCCGTCATGCAGGAGATGTGGCAGAAGTGGACCATGCTGGCCACGATCGGCGCGGCTACCTGCCTGATGCGCGGCACCATCGGCGAGATCGAAGCGGCCCCCGGCGGCACGGACTTCGTACTGGCGCTGCTCGAAGAGGTCCTGGCGGTGGTGCGCGCCGTCGGCGTTGCACCCGCCGACGCGTTCGTCGAAACGATCCGCAAGAGCCTGACCCAGAAAGGCTCGCCGCAGGCGCCGTCCATGTACCGCGACCTGCAGTCGGGAGCATCCGTCGAGGCCGACCAGATCGTCGGCGACATGGCGGCTCGAGGCCGCGCAGCGGGCATCTCCACCCCGTTGCTCGCTGCCGCATACGCCAATCTGTGCGTCTATCAGGCGCGCCGCGATGCGGGGGCGGCCTGA
- a CDS encoding RNA methyltransferase produces MRGYFGIGAEGISKPTNVGTLFRTAHAFGASFIFTVNAQYARKAGAKTDTSDAPGHVPLYSFPDVASMQLPQGCRLVGVELTEDAIELPSFRHPTSAAYILGPERSSLSPALVERCEFVVKIPMRFCVNLGVAGSIVMYDRLLSLGRFPQRPVKAGGPTEELKPHVHGGPILRHLWARKTK; encoded by the coding sequence ATGCGTGGCTATTTCGGAATTGGGGCCGAAGGTATCAGCAAGCCGACGAACGTCGGCACGCTGTTCCGCACGGCCCATGCCTTCGGGGCGAGCTTCATCTTCACGGTGAACGCCCAGTACGCGCGCAAGGCGGGCGCGAAGACGGACACCTCGGACGCACCGGGGCACGTGCCCTTGTACAGTTTCCCCGACGTGGCGTCGATGCAGCTGCCCCAGGGCTGCCGGCTCGTCGGCGTGGAACTGACCGAGGACGCCATCGAACTGCCGAGCTTCCGCCATCCGACGTCCGCTGCCTACATTCTCGGCCCGGAACGCAGTTCGCTGTCGCCGGCGCTGGTGGAGCGCTGCGAGTTCGTCGTGAAGATCCCGATGCGCTTCTGCGTCAATCTCGGCGTCGCCGGATCGATCGTCATGTACGACCGCCTGCTCAGCCTCGGCCGCTTCCCCCAGCGTCCCGTGAAGGCCGGCGGCCCGACGGAGGAACTCAAGCCGCACGTCCATGGCGGACCGATTCTCCGCCACCTGTGGGCGCGCAAGACCAAGTGA
- a CDS encoding NADPH:quinone oxidoreductase family protein, with product MRAVLVREWTPFHELEIEELPDPEPGPKQLRIRVQATGVSFATSLVVEGKYQRKPPRPFTPGTEVAGLVEAVGAEVTRFQPGDRVMAALDWGGLAEKALALEVNTFAVPEGVAFTRAVPLINSYATSGAALLWPHLLRLAAGETLLVHGAAGAVGLAGVEIGKAMGATVIATAGGDDKVALTLKHGADHGINYRDTAFRDAVLDLTGGRGVDAVLDPVGGDVFDQSLRCIAPEGRIAPVGFAAGRIPQIPANILLVKNITVVGLNLGYYYGWSPYDARYDYEERMRGLMDRLLGWLGAGRLNPVVSDVLPLDGFRDAMALVLGRKSTGKVVLAMNEEAAGRGL from the coding sequence ATGCGCGCGGTGCTGGTACGCGAGTGGACGCCGTTCCACGAACTGGAGATCGAGGAACTGCCGGACCCCGAGCCGGGCCCGAAGCAGCTGCGCATCCGGGTCCAGGCGACCGGCGTCAGCTTCGCCACCAGCCTCGTCGTCGAAGGCAAGTACCAACGCAAGCCGCCGCGCCCCTTCACACCCGGGACCGAGGTCGCCGGCCTCGTCGAGGCGGTCGGCGCCGAGGTGACGCGCTTCCAGCCCGGCGACCGCGTGATGGCCGCGCTCGACTGGGGCGGCCTCGCAGAGAAGGCGCTGGCGCTCGAGGTGAACACGTTCGCGGTGCCCGAGGGCGTCGCCTTCACGCGGGCGGTGCCGCTCATCAACTCCTATGCGACATCGGGGGCGGCGCTGCTGTGGCCGCATCTCCTGCGGCTGGCGGCAGGGGAGACGCTGCTGGTGCACGGTGCGGCCGGTGCCGTCGGCCTCGCCGGGGTCGAGATCGGCAAGGCGATGGGCGCCACCGTCATCGCGACCGCCGGCGGCGACGATAAGGTCGCGCTGACGCTGAAGCACGGTGCCGACCACGGCATAAACTATCGCGACACGGCGTTCCGCGACGCCGTCCTCGATCTGACGGGCGGCAGGGGCGTCGACGCCGTCCTGGACCCGGTCGGCGGCGACGTGTTCGACCAGTCCCTGCGCTGCATCGCGCCGGAGGGACGGATCGCGCCCGTCGGGTTCGCGGCCGGCCGCATCCCGCAGATCCCCGCCAACATCCTGCTGGTTAAGAACATCACGGTCGTCGGCCTGAACCTCGGCTATTATTACGGCTGGAGCCCCTACGACGCGCGCTACGATTACGAGGAGCGCATGCGTGGCCTGATGGACCGGCTGCTCGGCTGGCTCGGTGCCGGCCGCCTGAATCCCGTCGTCAGCGACGTCCTGCCGCTCGACGGCTTTCGGGACGCGATGGCGTTGGTGCTCGGCCGCAAGTCCACCGGCAAGGTCGTACTCGCGATGAACGAGGAAGCGGCGGGCAGGGGACTCTAG
- a CDS encoding NADPH:quinone oxidoreductase family protein, protein MRAVVCRDWGPVETLKIENMAKPSPGRHEMVLAVKASAVNFADSLMVQGKYQTRPEFPFAPGLEASGTVLRVGEGVTRFRTGDRVMALLDHSGFAEQTLAREDQTFPLPAGMDFVTGGAFLLAYLSSHVAIRWQGRLEPGETMLVLGAAGGVGLTAVEIGKAMGARVIACASSAEKLAICRDHGADACIDYTTENLTERVMALTDGRGVDVCYDPVGGDLFDAAVSSLGWGGRILVIGFVAGIPKLATNRLLVKHRAALGSSLRYFRFDRPDQLRVSAEELIGWYGEGKLKPLVSETFPLDRAVEAIQVLTSRRARGKVVVTV, encoded by the coding sequence ATGCGCGCCGTCGTCTGCCGCGACTGGGGACCGGTCGAGACACTGAAGATCGAGAACATGGCCAAGCCGTCGCCGGGACGCCACGAGATGGTGCTGGCGGTGAAGGCTTCGGCGGTGAATTTCGCCGATTCGCTGATGGTTCAGGGCAAGTACCAGACGCGGCCGGAATTCCCGTTCGCACCCGGCCTGGAGGCCTCCGGCACCGTGCTGCGCGTGGGCGAGGGCGTCACCCGCTTCCGCACCGGCGACCGGGTCATGGCGCTGCTCGACCATAGCGGCTTCGCCGAGCAGACCCTGGCGCGCGAGGACCAGACCTTTCCTCTGCCGGCAGGCATGGACTTCGTCACCGGCGGCGCCTTCCTGCTGGCCTATCTTTCCTCCCACGTAGCGATCCGCTGGCAGGGGCGGCTCGAGCCCGGCGAGACGATGCTGGTGCTCGGTGCGGCGGGCGGTGTCGGCCTCACCGCCGTCGAGATCGGCAAGGCGATGGGCGCCCGCGTCATCGCCTGCGCCAGCAGTGCTGAAAAGCTGGCCATCTGCCGCGATCACGGTGCGGACGCCTGCATCGACTACACGACCGAGAACCTGACCGAGCGCGTGATGGCGCTGACGGACGGCAGGGGAGTCGACGTCTGCTACGACCCCGTCGGCGGCGATCTGTTCGACGCCGCCGTCTCCTCGCTCGGCTGGGGCGGGCGCATCCTGGTCATCGGGTTCGTCGCCGGCATCCCGAAGCTGGCCACCAACCGGCTGCTCGTGAAGCATCGCGCCGCCCTCGGCTCGTCCCTGCGCTACTTCCGTTTCGACCGCCCGGACCAGCTGCGCGTCAGCGCCGAAGAGCTGATCGGCTGGTATGGCGAAGGCAAGCTGAAGCCCCTGGTCTCGGAGACCTTTCCGCTCGATCGCGCCGTCGAGGCGATCCAGGTGCTGACGTCGCGCCGTGCCCGGGGCAAGGTCGTGGTGACCGTGTGA
- a CDS encoding class I SAM-dependent methyltransferase, which produces MTDPVAAQYEALPYPARDPRDERKRLIVGSPSHLDEVNHYVFGGRLDFARPFRALVAGGGTGDATVMLAQQMADRGVPGEVVQLDMSRASRRIAEARVAARGLTNVRFVTGSLLDVGEVAPGSYDYIDCCGVLHHLEDPAAGLRALVAVLAPHGGLGLMVYGMFGRAGVYEVQDLLRRLAPVDEAPEVRLALAKRLVPALPSTNPLVRNPFVRDHVGGGDAGLYDLLLHPRDRAYTVDDVHVLCEEAGLTVLKFIEPCAYDPATYVRDPHLRRVLTDLPLRDRQAAAELLAGNMTKHVFYAAPAAHRVSMPDAADPAVVPVLRRLDAAALARSLRSGSIAVTVGGLDLRFPVPPLAAAIVERIDGRRTVGGIADDLAVGDGTEGAERFRSQFRALYDVLNGLNELLLRHADVTE; this is translated from the coding sequence GTGACCGATCCGGTCGCCGCCCAGTACGAGGCGCTGCCCTATCCCGCCCGCGACCCGCGCGACGAGCGCAAGCGGCTGATCGTCGGGTCGCCGAGTCATCTCGACGAGGTCAACCACTACGTTTTCGGCGGCCGCCTCGACTTCGCCCGGCCGTTCCGCGCGCTGGTGGCGGGTGGCGGCACCGGCGACGCCACGGTGATGCTGGCCCAGCAGATGGCCGACCGCGGTGTGCCCGGCGAGGTGGTGCAACTGGACATGTCGCGGGCCTCGCGCCGCATCGCGGAGGCGCGCGTCGCGGCGCGCGGCCTGACGAACGTGCGGTTCGTGACGGGCTCGCTGCTCGACGTGGGCGAGGTGGCGCCCGGCTCCTACGACTACATCGATTGCTGCGGCGTGCTGCACCATCTGGAAGATCCGGCTGCCGGCCTGCGGGCGCTCGTCGCGGTTCTGGCGCCGCATGGCGGGCTCGGCCTGATGGTCTACGGCATGTTCGGCCGTGCCGGCGTCTACGAGGTGCAGGATCTGCTCCGCCGCCTGGCACCGGTCGACGAGGCCCCCGAGGTGCGGCTCGCCCTGGCGAAGCGCCTGGTGCCGGCCCTGCCGTCGACAAATCCGCTGGTGCGCAATCCCTTCGTCCGCGACCATGTCGGCGGCGGCGACGCCGGGCTCTACGACCTCCTGCTGCACCCCCGCGACCGGGCCTACACGGTCGACGATGTTCACGTGCTCTGTGAAGAAGCTGGGCTCACGGTGTTGAAATTCATAGAGCCCTGCGCCTACGACCCTGCGACCTATGTCCGGGATCCGCACCTGCGCCGGGTTCTGACCGACCTGCCTCTGCGAGACCGGCAGGCGGCGGCGGAACTGCTCGCCGGCAACATGACCAAGCACGTTTTCTACGCGGCCCCCGCCGCGCACCGTGTGTCCATGCCCGACGCGGCCGATCCGGCCGTCGTGCCGGTGCTGCGGCGCCTCGATGCCGCGGCACTGGCCCGCTCGCTGCGCAGCGGCAGCATAGCCGTGACGGTCGGGGGACTCGACCTGCGCTTCCCGGTGCCGCCGCTGGCGGCTGCGATCGTCGAACGGATCGATGGCAGGCGTACCGTCGGCGGGATCGCGGACGATCTGGCCGTGGGCGACGGCACGGAAGGGGCGGAGCGTTTCCGGAGCCAGTTCCGCGCGCTCTACGACGTGCTGAACGGTCTGAACGAACTGCTGCTGCGTCATGCCGACGTGACAGAGTGA